In Tepidanaerobacter syntrophicus, a single genomic region encodes these proteins:
- a CDS encoding CTP synthase, which yields MPTKYIFVTGGVISSLGKGITAASIGRLLKSRGLSVTMQKCDPYINVDTGTLSPYQHGEVFVTDDGGEADLDLGHYERFIDVNLTKNSDITTGLIYWSVIKKEREGKYSGKTIQVIPHITNEIKERIMQVGKESKADVVITEIGGTVGDIEGLPFLEAIRQMKTDVGRENVLYVHVTLVPYIAKAGELKTKPTQHSVKELRSIGIQPDIIVCRSERVIPQDVKEKIALFCNVEPECVIQNNDVETIYEVPLVLRDEGLDEIVAKKLGVDGKKADLSEWEEIVRKIKNPLHHVNIALVGKYVELRDAYISVAEALTHGGVANNARVSIKWISSEKLECEDADFSSIFSGIEGIIVPGGFGERGIDGMIMTAKYARENKIPFFGIGIGMQSAVVEFARNVCGLKDAHSTEVNPETPYPIFDFPPEEPGKERGAMRLGSHPCKLKKGSLAMQAYGTELIHERHRHRYEFNNSYREVVEKAGMELSGISPDDKFVEIIELKDHPWFVGSQFHPEFKSRPNRPHPLFSRFIKASLEKK from the coding sequence ATGCCAACTAAATACATATTTGTAACAGGAGGAGTTATTTCTTCCCTGGGAAAAGGTATAACGGCAGCTTCTATCGGCCGTCTGTTGAAAAGTAGGGGTCTATCTGTCACCATGCAGAAATGTGACCCCTATATTAATGTGGATACCGGAACACTGAGTCCCTATCAGCACGGAGAGGTTTTTGTAACAGATGATGGAGGAGAAGCTGACCTTGATTTAGGTCACTATGAAAGATTTATTGATGTAAATCTTACTAAAAACAGTGATATTACCACAGGACTTATTTACTGGTCTGTTATTAAAAAAGAGCGGGAAGGAAAGTACAGCGGTAAAACTATTCAGGTTATACCTCATATAACAAATGAAATCAAAGAGCGGATAATGCAGGTAGGAAAAGAATCAAAGGCCGATGTGGTAATCACTGAAATAGGAGGCACCGTAGGGGATATAGAAGGCCTGCCTTTTTTGGAGGCTATAAGACAGATGAAGACCGATGTAGGGCGAGAAAACGTTCTTTATGTGCATGTAACCCTAGTGCCGTATATCGCAAAAGCCGGCGAGCTGAAGACAAAACCTACTCAGCACAGCGTAAAGGAGCTTCGGAGTATCGGTATTCAGCCTGATATCATTGTATGCCGCAGCGAACGGGTGATACCGCAGGACGTAAAGGAAAAAATAGCGCTTTTCTGCAATGTGGAGCCTGAATGCGTAATTCAGAACAATGATGTGGAAACAATATATGAAGTGCCTCTTGTCTTAAGAGACGAAGGCCTTGATGAAATAGTCGCAAAAAAACTGGGAGTTGACGGCAAAAAAGCAGACCTTTCAGAATGGGAAGAGATTGTAAGAAAGATAAAAAACCCACTGCACCATGTAAATATTGCCCTTGTAGGCAAGTATGTGGAACTGAGAGATGCGTATATCAGTGTAGCTGAAGCCTTAACCCACGGAGGTGTAGCAAATAACGCAAGGGTAAGCATAAAATGGATATCTTCTGAAAAACTGGAATGCGAAGATGCGGACTTTTCCTCGATTTTCAGCGGGATAGAGGGCATCATAGTACCGGGTGGCTTTGGTGAGCGGGGCATAGACGGCATGATAATGACCGCAAAATATGCAAGAGAAAACAAGATACCGTTTTTCGGTATTGGAATAGGAATGCAATCTGCTGTAGTAGAGTTTGCCCGAAATGTATGCGGCCTAAAAGATGCCCATTCTACAGAAGTAAATCCGGAAACTCCTTACCCAATATTTGATTTTCCGCCTGAAGAGCCGGGAAAAGAAAGAGGTGCCATGCGCCTTGGCAGCCATCCCTGCAAGCTTAAAAAGGGAAGCCTGGCAATGCAGGCTTACGGCACAGAGCTGATACATGAGCGCCACCGCCACCGCTATGAATTTAATAACTCATATAGAGAAGTGGTTGAAAAGGCAGGTATGGAGCTTTCCGGAATATCGCCTGACGATAAGTTTGTAGAGATAATAGAGCTTAAAGATCATCCGTGGTTTGTAGGCTCCCAGTTCCATCCTGAGTTTAAATCCAGGCCCAACAGGCCTCATCCCCTGTTTAGCCGGTTCATAAAAGCATCTCTTGAGAAAAAATAA
- a CDS encoding MBL fold metallo-hydrolase, with protein sequence MKIRWLGHSCFLLEANDGTKIVTDPFDGSVGYKIPMVEADIVTVSHEHYDHNYVEGIQGEPEVIRSAGECAIDGINIKGVPAFHDEAKGAKRGPNIIFVFEIDGLRICHLGDLGHLLSKSQLEEIGDIDVLLIPVGGTFTVNAEGALAVIDQISPKIVIPMHYKTPAVSMPIDPVDKFVEKIGNAERIDSNTIEITPETLGDERRVIILNYE encoded by the coding sequence GTGAAGATTCGATGGTTGGGTCATTCTTGCTTTTTATTGGAAGCAAATGACGGTACCAAAATAGTCACCGACCCCTTTGACGGCAGTGTAGGCTATAAGATACCGATGGTAGAAGCAGATATAGTAACTGTAAGTCATGAACATTATGACCATAATTATGTGGAAGGAATTCAAGGCGAGCCGGAAGTTATAAGATCAGCAGGCGAATGTGCAATAGACGGTATAAACATAAAGGGAGTTCCGGCCTTTCACGATGAGGCAAAGGGAGCAAAAAGAGGACCCAATATAATCTTTGTGTTCGAAATCGACGGTTTAAGAATCTGCCACCTTGGAGACCTGGGCCATTTGCTTTCTAAGAGCCAGCTGGAGGAAATCGGCGACATAGATGTTTTATTGATTCCCGTAGGCGGCACATTTACGGTAAATGCCGAGGGAGCTCTAGCTGTAATAGATCAAATTTCTCCAAAGATTGTAATTCCCATGCACTATAAGACACCGGCGGTAAGCATGCCAATTGATCCGGTGGACAAATTTGTAGAAAAGATTGGAAATGCGGAGCGGATTGATTCCAATACTATTGAGATAACGCCGGAAACCCTTGGAGACGAAAGACGCGTGATAATATTAAATTACGAATAA